In a single window of the Phycisphaerales bacterium genome:
- the trpB gene encoding tryptophan synthase subunit beta — MHATTASTPSPPGRFGPFGGQYVPEVLMKAIQQLEQAYAEARNDRTFWDELQEYLTHYAGRPSALYYARRISDQLGGARIYLKREDLNHTGAHKINNTLGQALLTQRMGKARVIAETGAGQHGVASATACAMLGLQCRVYMGAEDVRRQALNVYRMRLLGAECVPVESGQRTLKDAINEAMRDWMASVETTHYIIGSVMGPHPFPTIVRDFQAIIGRETREQMWVRCGRLPDVVVACVGGGSNAAGMFHPFIEDAGVRLIGVEAAGDGIGTQRHAATLSCGRPGVLHGMHTIVLQDEDGQTLPVHSVSAGLDYPGVGPEHAFWHQSGRVEYVAATDAEALDAFELLSRTEGIIPALETAHAVAHAVKIAPTLPKDALLVINLSGRGDKDCVEVARLRGQTIGA; from the coding sequence ATGCACGCGACCACCGCTTCCACCCCCAGCCCGCCCGGCCGCTTCGGCCCGTTCGGCGGCCAATACGTACCCGAAGTCCTGATGAAGGCCATCCAGCAACTTGAGCAGGCGTACGCCGAAGCCCGGAATGATCGGACCTTCTGGGACGAGCTCCAGGAGTACCTGACGCACTATGCCGGGCGCCCGAGTGCTCTCTACTACGCACGCAGGATCAGCGACCAACTCGGCGGCGCACGCATCTACCTCAAGCGCGAAGATCTCAACCACACGGGCGCGCACAAGATTAACAACACCCTCGGGCAGGCACTTCTCACGCAACGGATGGGCAAAGCACGCGTTATCGCCGAGACCGGCGCCGGTCAGCACGGTGTGGCGTCGGCCACTGCTTGTGCGATGCTCGGCCTGCAGTGCCGCGTCTACATGGGCGCGGAGGACGTACGGCGACAAGCCCTCAACGTCTACCGCATGCGTCTGCTAGGAGCCGAGTGCGTGCCGGTGGAAAGCGGCCAACGGACACTGAAGGATGCCATCAACGAGGCCATGCGCGACTGGATGGCCTCGGTGGAAACGACGCACTACATTATCGGCAGCGTCATGGGACCGCACCCCTTCCCCACCATTGTGCGTGACTTCCAGGCCATCATCGGCCGCGAGACGCGGGAACAGATGTGGGTGCGCTGCGGTCGGCTGCCGGATGTCGTGGTGGCATGTGTGGGCGGCGGCAGCAACGCCGCGGGGATGTTCCATCCCTTTATCGAGGACGCGGGTGTGCGGCTGATCGGGGTGGAGGCCGCCGGCGATGGAATCGGTACACAGCGCCACGCGGCCACGCTGAGCTGTGGCCGTCCAGGGGTGCTGCACGGAATGCACACGATCGTGCTGCAGGACGAGGATGGGCAGACGCTGCCGGTACACTCCGTGTCCGCGGGACTGGACTATCCGGGCGTCGGTCCGGAACACGCCTTCTGGCACCAGAGCGGGCGCGTCGAGTATGTGGCTGCCACCGATGCAGAAGCGCTCGACGCCTTTGAACTGCTATCGCGCACCGAGGGGATCATTCCAGCACTGGAGACCGCCCACGCGGTGGCTCACGCTGTGAAGATCGCACCGACTCTGCCGAAAGACGCGCTGCTGGTCATCAACCTGAGCGGGCGCGGAGACAAGGACTGCGTCGAGGTGGCACGGCTGCGGGGACAGACCATCGGCGCCTAG
- a CDS encoding SIS domain-containing protein translates to MVRDWAAVVAEHQRVVAELVGFGTALDAIVTAITECLRSGSRVYTFGNGGSAADAQHIAAELLGRFKQERRALAALALTTDSSTLTAIANDLGYDRIFARQLEGLVRPGDVAWALSTSGMSPNILAGVRAARERGATVIGFTGARGTTLAAECTHVFCAPHVSSDRIQEMHLLAYHYVCERVEELLKE, encoded by the coding sequence ATGGTCCGTGATTGGGCAGCGGTGGTGGCGGAGCATCAGCGGGTTGTTGCGGAGCTGGTCGGGTTCGGCACCGCACTCGATGCCATCGTGACGGCCATCACAGAGTGCCTGCGGTCCGGAAGTCGCGTGTACACTTTCGGCAATGGCGGCAGCGCGGCTGATGCGCAGCACATCGCGGCTGAGCTGCTCGGGCGTTTCAAACAGGAACGGCGGGCGCTCGCGGCCCTGGCGCTGACGACGGACAGCTCGACGCTGACAGCCATTGCGAACGATCTTGGCTATGACCGGATCTTTGCACGGCAGCTCGAGGGGCTGGTGCGGCCGGGGGATGTGGCGTGGGCGCTGAGCACAAGCGGCATGTCGCCGAACATTCTGGCCGGGGTGCGGGCGGCCAGGGAGCGCGGGGCGACAGTGATCGGATTTACCGGCGCGCGCGGTACGACCCTCGCGGCGGAGTGCACGCATGTCTTCTGTGCCCCCCATGTTTCCAGCGACCGCATCCAGGAGATGCACCTGCTCGCTTACCACTACGTGTGTGAACGCGTGGAGGAGTTGCTGAAGGAATAG
- a CDS encoding bifunctional heptose 7-phosphate kinase/heptose 1-phosphate adenyltransferase: MPTDLLQLVERFPGQRVLLVGDFMLDRYIFGDAERISPEAPVPVLRVIERQDRVGGAGSVALNVAALEAKVTCCGLLGHDPFGDRVETALRDAGVDTRGLLRVDDRPTITKTRLVGLAEHRHRQQILRVDDEIIRAPTPTDESRLCAFAAGAVAQADVVCLEDYAKGALAPAVCAAVIAAARQHNRPVLVDPARGPVWERYRGSTLITPNRAEFEAACGRRVADEELPAAAAELLARYDLAALLITLGRDGAMLVRRAGGAERFPTRPRAVYDNTGAGDAVLAMAAVAVAAGATFEQATVLANIAGGLEVQKFGCVPIARKEVLDELTRSASRARGKLRSLPELQAELDARRQRGETIVFTNGVFDLLHPGHVELLQRAKDEGSVLVVGLNSDVSARAQGKGDDRPIRTQIDRARMLAALEVVDYIVLFDDPSVRTLVAALRPEVLVKGGDYAVEQVVGHEIVQAAGGRIVVVNFVDGFSTTAELERIRRVGG; the protein is encoded by the coding sequence ATGCCCACTGACCTGCTGCAACTGGTGGAACGCTTCCCCGGCCAGCGCGTCCTGCTCGTCGGCGATTTCATGCTGGATCGCTATATCTTTGGTGATGCCGAGCGCATCAGCCCCGAAGCCCCCGTGCCCGTCCTGCGTGTCATCGAGCGCCAGGACCGCGTGGGCGGTGCCGGCTCGGTCGCGCTGAATGTGGCCGCGCTCGAGGCCAAGGTAACGTGTTGCGGCCTGCTCGGGCACGACCCCTTCGGAGACCGGGTCGAGACTGCCCTGCGCGACGCCGGCGTCGACACGCGTGGCCTGCTGCGCGTCGATGATCGTCCGACGATTACGAAGACCCGGCTGGTCGGTCTTGCGGAGCATCGCCACCGCCAGCAGATCCTGCGGGTCGATGACGAGATCATTCGTGCGCCGACCCCGACCGACGAAAGCCGTCTGTGCGCTTTTGCCGCCGGCGCCGTAGCGCAGGCCGATGTCGTCTGTCTCGAGGACTACGCCAAGGGTGCGCTGGCGCCGGCCGTCTGTGCGGCCGTGATCGCCGCGGCTCGGCAGCACAATCGGCCGGTACTCGTCGATCCGGCTCGCGGGCCGGTCTGGGAACGCTACCGCGGCAGCACCCTCATCACCCCCAACCGCGCCGAGTTCGAAGCCGCCTGCGGCCGCCGTGTGGCTGACGAGGAACTGCCGGCGGCTGCGGCTGAATTGCTGGCGCGCTACGACCTGGCGGCGCTACTCATCACGCTTGGGCGTGACGGGGCGATGCTTGTTCGGCGCGCAGGGGGCGCTGAGCGTTTTCCGACTCGGCCGCGCGCCGTTTATGACAATACCGGTGCGGGTGACGCGGTGCTGGCGATGGCGGCGGTGGCAGTGGCGGCCGGGGCCACCTTTGAGCAGGCGACGGTGCTGGCGAACATCGCCGGCGGGCTGGAAGTGCAGAAGTTCGGCTGTGTTCCGATTGCTCGAAAGGAAGTGCTGGACGAATTGACCCGCTCGGCCAGCCGGGCGCGGGGCAAGCTGCGGTCCCTGCCGGAGTTGCAGGCTGAGCTCGATGCCCGGCGGCAGCGCGGTGAGACGATCGTGTTTACAAATGGTGTCTTCGACCTGCTGCATCCGGGGCACGTTGAGCTGCTGCAGCGTGCCAAGGACGAGGGCAGCGTGCTGGTCGTCGGGCTCAACAGCGATGTTTCGGCCCGAGCGCAGGGTAAAGGTGACGACAGGCCGATCCGCACGCAGATCGACCGCGCGCGCATGCTCGCGGCCCTGGAGGTGGTGGATTACATCGTCCTGTTCGACGATCCCTCGGTTCGGACGCTGGTGGCGGCCTTGCGTCCAGAGGTACTCGTCAAGGGTGGCGACTATGCGGTGGAGCAGGTTGTAGGGCACGAGATCGTCCAGGCGGCCGGCGGCCGCATCGTCGTGGTGAACTTCGTGGACGGCTTCAGCACCACAGCCGAGCTGGAGCGCATCCGTCGGGTGGGTGGTTGA
- the sucC gene encoding ADP-forming succinate--CoA ligase subunit beta: MKVHEYQARALLQAVGVPVPPSEVIERPAQAAEAFRRIGAPTVVVKAQVHAGGRGKAGYVKLVHSPEDAQAHAARMFREPMVSKQTGPEGIQVRKILLAAAVDISKEYYVGVVLDRARRVPVLMASAEGGVEIEEVAARNPEAIRKAWFHPHLGLRSFQATGLAAEIGLTGAAAKAAADMMMKLAKLFLEQDCSLAEINPLVQTPQGEILAIDAKFNFDDNALFRHPDLEALFDPHEENAAELQAKEHNLSYIALDGNIGCLVNGAGLAMATMDIIKLHGGEPANFLDVGGSVTPEGAVEAFRIILADAQVKAVLVNIFGGIARCDVIADALIQAGREVGFKVPVVVRLEGTNVERARQMLKEAAIPQLKPAADLTDAARQVCAAV; this comes from the coding sequence ATGAAAGTGCATGAATACCAGGCCCGGGCGCTGCTGCAGGCGGTAGGCGTCCCCGTTCCGCCGAGTGAAGTGATTGAGCGCCCCGCGCAGGCCGCGGAGGCCTTTCGCCGTATCGGTGCCCCGACGGTCGTGGTGAAGGCCCAGGTACATGCCGGCGGCCGCGGCAAGGCGGGCTATGTGAAGCTCGTCCATTCCCCGGAAGATGCCCAGGCGCATGCGGCCCGAATGTTTCGTGAGCCGATGGTTTCGAAGCAGACCGGACCCGAGGGCATCCAGGTCCGCAAGATCCTGCTCGCGGCGGCGGTCGATATTTCGAAAGAGTATTACGTCGGCGTGGTGCTCGACCGGGCGCGGCGGGTTCCGGTGCTGATGGCCAGTGCCGAGGGAGGGGTTGAGATCGAGGAGGTGGCCGCCCGTAATCCCGAGGCCATCCGCAAAGCGTGGTTCCATCCACACCTCGGCCTGCGCTCATTTCAGGCAACCGGCCTGGCGGCGGAGATCGGTCTGACGGGTGCCGCCGCCAAAGCGGCGGCAGACATGATGATGAAGCTCGCGAAACTGTTTCTGGAGCAGGACTGCTCGCTGGCGGAAATCAACCCGCTGGTGCAGACGCCGCAGGGTGAAATCCTGGCAATCGACGCAAAATTCAACTTCGACGATAACGCGCTTTTCCGCCACCCGGACCTGGAGGCACTCTTCGACCCGCACGAGGAAAATGCGGCCGAATTGCAGGCCAAGGAGCACAATCTCAGCTACATCGCGCTGGATGGTAACATCGGCTGCCTCGTGAATGGGGCCGGCCTGGCGATGGCGACGATGGACATCATCAAGTTGCACGGTGGCGAACCGGCGAATTTCCTCGACGTCGGTGGCAGCGTGACGCCGGAGGGGGCGGTGGAGGCCTTCCGCATCATCCTGGCCGACGCACAGGTGAAAGCCGTGCTGGTGAACATCTTCGGCGGCATCGCGCGGTGCGATGTGATCGCCGATGCACTGATTCAGGCCGGACGCGAGGTCGGTTTCAAGGTGCCGGTCGTGGTGCGGCTGGAAGGGACGAACGTGGAAAGGGCGCGGCAGATGCTCAAGGAAGCCGCAATTCCGCAGCTCAAGCCCGCCGCCGACCTGACGGACGCGGCCAGGCAGGTGTGCGCGGCAGTGTGA
- a CDS encoding SpoIIE family protein phosphatase has product MLREIIDISALEDFASGMARTGRVRVCLYDDDGRLLVSTRSNNEFARLTGHVLTQLPAPLQLERVPAHDPPGHVAFVESHGVWYVVAPIYIDEHEAGYVGVGEYRVELPPVEDWTPPDPTHGITLARLRAAWEELPTLDRGGAAHEVITARWGARQLAAWGRRESRLLAMTDEVALVGDIAELLTGEADLQEVLDRIVLETARVMDCPYCTIRLYDARTQELTLQSVHGLPHDYLQKGLVTRTTGTISDEALRGHIVYVEDAPSDPRVLYPDEMRRAGIASMLTAGMIYRGNPVGLIRVYTHTRRRFRKAQRDLLRAVAYQAATAVVHAQLVDERLRNATMQRQLELAGDLQERMIRVPPPRHPALETAVSFDPTYEVAGDFCDFLTLPDGRLTAVVGDVAGKGVPASLLMSAARGALRAMAETCGGPGELLTRLNRQIERDTLPGEFMTVLLAAIDPARQCVTYASAGHEPLLILRAGEILPAEEGDLVLGIRRDVPYREHTMALLPGDLLLLYTDGAIEARNFHGEEFGRERLWHALRSYGAHAPSQLLQNIVWDIRRFVGLAEQSDDLTLVAVRLRPPRT; this is encoded by the coding sequence ATGTTGCGCGAGATCATCGACATCTCAGCCCTCGAAGACTTCGCCAGCGGCATGGCCCGCACGGGGCGTGTCCGCGTCTGTCTCTACGACGACGACGGCCGTTTGCTGGTGTCCACGCGCAGCAACAACGAGTTCGCGCGGCTCACGGGCCACGTACTCACGCAATTGCCGGCGCCACTGCAACTCGAGCGTGTGCCGGCCCACGATCCGCCGGGACACGTGGCCTTCGTGGAGAGCCACGGGGTCTGGTACGTCGTTGCACCGATCTACATCGACGAGCATGAGGCCGGCTACGTCGGTGTCGGCGAGTACCGGGTCGAGTTGCCGCCGGTCGAGGACTGGACGCCACCCGACCCCACCCACGGTATCACGCTCGCGCGGCTCCGTGCCGCATGGGAAGAACTGCCCACGCTCGATCGCGGCGGCGCAGCCCACGAAGTGATTACGGCCCGCTGGGGGGCGCGGCAACTGGCCGCGTGGGGTCGCCGGGAGTCGCGCCTGCTGGCGATGACGGATGAGGTGGCACTGGTCGGCGACATCGCCGAGTTGCTGACCGGTGAGGCCGACCTGCAGGAAGTGCTCGACCGCATCGTGCTGGAAACAGCCCGCGTGATGGATTGCCCCTACTGCACGATTCGACTGTACGACGCCCGGACTCAGGAGCTCACGCTCCAAAGCGTGCATGGCCTGCCCCACGACTACCTGCAAAAAGGGCTCGTCACGCGCACGACGGGCACGATCAGCGACGAGGCCCTGCGCGGTCACATCGTGTACGTGGAGGATGCCCCGAGCGACCCGCGCGTGCTCTACCCCGACGAGATGCGCCGCGCCGGCATCGCCAGCATGCTGACCGCGGGCATGATTTACCGTGGCAATCCGGTCGGGCTGATCCGCGTATACACCCACACGCGGCGACGCTTTCGCAAAGCTCAACGCGACCTGCTGCGCGCCGTGGCCTACCAGGCCGCGACTGCGGTCGTGCACGCGCAACTGGTCGACGAGCGCCTGCGCAACGCGACCATGCAGCGGCAGCTCGAGCTCGCCGGCGATCTGCAGGAACGCATGATCCGCGTGCCACCGCCGCGCCACCCGGCACTCGAGACGGCGGTCTCCTTCGACCCGACCTACGAGGTCGCCGGCGACTTCTGTGACTTTCTGACATTACCCGACGGACGGCTCACGGCGGTGGTCGGGGACGTGGCCGGCAAGGGCGTGCCTGCTTCGCTGCTGATGTCCGCCGCGCGCGGTGCCCTGCGGGCGATGGCCGAAACCTGCGGTGGTCCGGGCGAACTACTGACACGTCTCAACCGCCAGATCGAGCGGGACACGCTGCCGGGTGAGTTCATGACGGTGCTGCTAGCGGCGATCGACCCGGCACGCCAATGTGTAACCTACGCCAGCGCGGGACACGAGCCGCTCCTGATCCTGCGCGCCGGTGAGATCCTCCCGGCGGAGGAGGGCGACCTCGTGCTGGGCATCCGCCGCGACGTACCCTATCGCGAGCACACGATGGCACTGCTGCCCGGCGACCTGCTGTTGCTGTATACAGATGGCGCGATCGAAGCCCGCAACTTCCACGGGGAGGAGTTCGGCCGCGAACGCCTCTGGCACGCGTTGCGGAGCTATGGCGCGCACGCCCCGTCCCAACTGTTGCAGAATATCGTGTGGGACATACGGCGGTTCGTCGGGCTGGCAGAGCAGTCCGACGATTTGACGCTCGTCGCCGTACGGCTGCGCCCCCCGCGCACGTAA
- a CDS encoding beta-galactosidase, with the protein MPVVQIQNGAYQVGSERVPLFAGEVHYWRLHPARWRRVLEATQRLGVRVVATYVPWEYHELAPGQFDFTGSTEPPRNLVGFLELVQSLGFWVLIRPGPFIYSEWTNAGVPDRVVRLPRIGESYRREARVWMAAVTAALRPFLATQGGRILSWMTDNEMDIFSHWFEDESGLNGRPVPGFFHDFLRSAYRDVADLNTAWGTAYARIEDAQPYAVRLNSFDPQGLTRHKDYWRFQHWATAEGLRWHAQTYRELGVDVPLVANYYPGGDVQNWREVAKTVDYTGIDWYPRNEFGGEPEEHRLFLDTCRYQRVISTLPHVAELECGVWHGYHEYVGVLTPNHYRLLATSLLIAGVHGFNWYMLVGRDNWYYTPINERGDVRPELGDVLRQFHALAAEIDLPTLRKCTDTAVMLEPLQVPTDQAYARNPVLSALHAADVDFELYDPELGRIERPLLYYSGADWLATQSQQRLVDYVERGGTLVLCQQFPQRDERFRPHNGLEIAPPDRILSPLGKKVAVELGAERPESDGAVWVWDRPPGQPVWGTQTAGQQQAVENADKWMTGYIGKRWVCGYVEPRGAGRVLMLGVPMNAAIVRAVHRWAGVPLFAQAELPGVTTALYSTAGSWVLVATNLNAAESGVRVRMEGVPLPAEVTVRDLWTGTEERMASATLYVRVPRRSGGTWCITP; encoded by the coding sequence ATGCCAGTGGTGCAGATTCAGAACGGGGCGTACCAGGTAGGTTCAGAGCGCGTCCCGCTGTTCGCAGGGGAGGTGCATTACTGGCGGCTCCATCCCGCGCGCTGGCGCCGTGTGCTCGAAGCGACGCAACGGCTCGGAGTTCGTGTGGTCGCCACCTACGTGCCGTGGGAATACCACGAACTCGCGCCTGGCCAATTCGACTTTACCGGCAGCACGGAACCGCCGCGCAACCTGGTTGGTTTCCTGGAGCTGGTGCAATCGCTGGGTTTCTGGGTCCTGATTCGTCCAGGACCATTCATCTACTCCGAGTGGACCAATGCCGGCGTGCCGGATCGTGTCGTACGTCTGCCGCGCATCGGGGAGTCGTATCGGCGCGAAGCCCGCGTGTGGATGGCTGCGGTGACGGCCGCATTGCGGCCCTTCCTCGCGACGCAAGGTGGCCGCATCCTGTCCTGGATGACCGATAACGAGATGGACATCTTCTCGCACTGGTTCGAGGATGAGAGCGGGCTCAATGGGAGGCCCGTGCCGGGTTTCTTCCACGACTTCCTCCGCAGTGCCTATCGCGATGTGGCGGATCTGAACACGGCGTGGGGCACGGCATATGCCCGGATCGAGGATGCGCAGCCGTACGCGGTACGACTGAACAGTTTCGACCCGCAGGGGTTGACGCGCCACAAGGACTACTGGCGGTTCCAGCACTGGGCCACGGCGGAGGGCTTGCGCTGGCATGCGCAGACCTACCGCGAACTGGGGGTCGACGTGCCGCTGGTCGCAAACTATTACCCCGGGGGTGACGTGCAGAACTGGCGCGAAGTGGCGAAGACCGTTGATTACACCGGCATCGACTGGTATCCCCGGAACGAGTTCGGTGGTGAGCCGGAAGAGCACCGGCTCTTCCTCGACACCTGCCGCTACCAGCGCGTGATCTCGACCCTGCCACACGTCGCGGAATTGGAGTGCGGCGTCTGGCACGGCTACCACGAGTATGTCGGCGTACTTACGCCGAATCACTACCGTCTCCTGGCCACGTCGCTGCTGATCGCGGGCGTGCACGGGTTCAACTGGTATATGCTGGTCGGGCGCGACAACTGGTACTACACGCCGATCAATGAGCGTGGTGATGTGCGGCCGGAACTGGGCGATGTCTTACGGCAGTTCCACGCGCTGGCAGCGGAGATCGATCTGCCGACACTCCGCAAGTGCACCGACACCGCGGTGATGCTCGAACCGTTGCAGGTTCCGACGGACCAGGCGTACGCTCGCAACCCGGTACTCAGTGCGCTGCATGCGGCCGATGTGGATTTCGAGTTGTACGACCCCGAGTTGGGGCGAATCGAGCGGCCGTTGCTGTACTATTCCGGGGCCGACTGGCTGGCGACACAGTCGCAGCAGCGACTCGTCGATTATGTGGAGCGGGGCGGCACGCTTGTGCTCTGTCAGCAGTTCCCACAGCGGGATGAGCGGTTCAGGCCGCACAATGGCTTGGAAATCGCGCCACCGGATCGCATCCTCTCGCCCTTGGGCAAAAAAGTCGCGGTGGAACTGGGAGCCGAGCGGCCGGAGTCGGATGGCGCGGTGTGGGTGTGGGATCGGCCTCCGGGACAGCCGGTCTGGGGCACGCAGACGGCCGGTCAGCAACAGGCCGTCGAGAACGCGGACAAGTGGATGACCGGCTACATCGGGAAGCGCTGGGTGTGTGGGTATGTGGAGCCGCGGGGAGCCGGGCGCGTGCTGATGCTGGGTGTGCCGATGAATGCGGCGATCGTCCGGGCCGTGCATCGCTGGGCGGGTGTGCCGCTGTTTGCGCAGGCGGAACTGCCGGGGGTAACCACGGCGCTCTATTCCACGGCGGGCTCTTGGGTGCTCGTGGCAACGAATCTGAATGCGGCCGAATCCGGTGTGCGTGTACGGATGGAAGGTGTGCCGCTGCCGGCCGAGGTGACGGTGCGGGACTTGTGGACGGGCACCGAGGAGCGCATGGCTTCTGCCACGCTGTACGTGCGGGTGCCGCGACGCAGCGGTGGCACATGGTGCATTACACCCTGA